A DNA window from Shewanella baltica contains the following coding sequences:
- a CDS encoding motility associated factor glycosyltransferase family protein, with translation MTDLFTSNIAIIERRWPIVAATIKSQSINHLDSHLVQGQNQTISVNGIQLSSRHDRMAEVNLNIDQLPSHSHIVHLYGLGLGDLPRELLLSYPLEKLNVTLLNVAITQLVLSYTDQTDWLSNPKCELHLATPESTLILPFITSSAELVLADDDGAVLRNKILIHYQTLFAARSHQTQDPQILARFQQNTALVQQDDDVSELYLVPRQQVIVVGAGPSLEAALSQLECISKRKNRPLIIAVDTALKPLLQNGIRPNIVVSIDADINETHLLPTQSAGINLVYFPRLSSEVLIRWQGKRFVAYGKHALYDSLRAIKHHDTLYTGGSVLHPAVDLAVKMQAKEVFLIGCDLSFPNNKTHTCWADGELNMHIASQASHQWVLNNQGKKVTTSLSFISYIDALEAYIRVHPNTVFHTTSTLGAKIKGCQHMDIKNLRSKL, from the coding sequence ATGACCGACCTGTTCACATCAAACATTGCCATTATCGAACGTCGCTGGCCTATCGTCGCGGCAACAATTAAAAGCCAATCTATCAACCACCTAGATTCGCACCTAGTTCAAGGCCAAAACCAAACAATTAGCGTTAATGGTATTCAATTGAGCAGTCGCCATGACCGTATGGCAGAAGTGAATCTCAATATTGATCAGTTACCTTCTCATAGTCATATCGTTCATTTGTATGGCTTAGGCTTAGGCGATTTACCTCGAGAACTCTTACTTAGCTACCCGCTAGAAAAACTGAATGTAACCTTGCTTAATGTGGCGATCACTCAATTAGTGCTCAGCTATACCGATCAAACCGATTGGTTATCCAATCCTAAATGCGAATTGCATCTCGCCACACCAGAAAGTACATTAATCTTACCTTTCATTACCTCTTCAGCGGAATTGGTGTTAGCCGATGATGATGGTGCAGTGTTAAGAAATAAAATATTAATCCACTACCAGACTCTCTTTGCGGCAAGATCACATCAAACCCAAGACCCTCAAATTCTGGCGCGCTTTCAGCAAAATACAGCGCTAGTACAGCAAGACGATGATGTTTCCGAGCTTTACCTTGTACCTCGACAGCAAGTCATCGTAGTCGGTGCTGGCCCTTCTTTAGAGGCGGCGCTATCTCAGCTTGAGTGTATTTCTAAGCGTAAAAATCGGCCACTTATCATTGCCGTTGATACGGCATTAAAACCTTTATTACAAAATGGTATTAGACCGAATATAGTAGTGAGTATCGATGCAGATATTAATGAGACACATCTGTTGCCAACTCAATCGGCGGGGATCAATTTAGTCTATTTTCCAAGATTGTCATCAGAGGTACTAATACGTTGGCAGGGAAAGCGATTTGTAGCCTATGGCAAACACGCCTTATATGACAGTCTGCGAGCGATTAAGCATCATGATACTCTTTATACTGGAGGCAGTGTGCTTCACCCAGCAGTTGACCTAGCAGTAAAAATGCAAGCAAAAGAAGTGTTTTTAATTGGCTGTGATTTGAGTTTCCCCAATAATAAAACCCATACATGTTGGGCCGATGGCGAACTTAATATGCACATTGCATCGCAAGCATCGCACCAATGGGTGTTAAATAACCAAGGCAAAAAGGTAACTACCAGCCTTAGTTTCATTAGCTATATCGATGCCCTCGAAGCTTATATTAGAGTTCATCCCAACACCGTTTTTCACACGACCAGTACACTCGGCGCCAAAATTAAGGGGTGCCAACATATGGACATTAAAAACTTAAGGTCAAAGTTATGA
- a CDS encoding flagellar assembly protein FlgT, with protein sequence MHIPRSASLIILSLALLSLPTRAEWIEASGEATIINGNTAQAREEAINQAVSYATLSTGIQISSEQQTSNGNLTQNNFAINRNAQAISIQLVSERIQGNKIYVSLRLDLNDDPTQQCPNGQLKAAILIPQAQIKDRTQLRYGQLSGFEEVISEKLGSVIEDYSSTGFSHTHAKELLDIKQDLVDIRGYRLPSWLSEITDSQYILQPQIMDISMEPLQPTFLGFWDEAPLRQFQFKLSLYHGISGEEVWSKSYSTSSPWEFEEQAIIAPNTDRFWRSSYGKNITKLMQQATHDLDSTLNCRPLLGQVVSRQADRIILNLGRKHGIRVGDKFQVVLQQNLPDRLNEMRAVATKSRATVKIEQVSEESSTAVLLDQNAAYNVQINDIALKI encoded by the coding sequence ATGCACATACCACGTTCAGCTTCGCTCATCATTTTGAGCCTTGCACTGCTGTCTTTGCCTACTCGGGCCGAATGGATAGAAGCCAGTGGTGAAGCGACTATTATCAATGGTAATACGGCTCAAGCAAGGGAAGAAGCAATTAATCAAGCCGTTAGCTACGCTACATTAAGCACAGGCATTCAAATCTCCAGTGAACAACAAACCTCTAACGGAAACCTTACACAGAATAACTTCGCGATAAATCGCAACGCCCAAGCCATCAGCATCCAACTCGTTAGCGAACGAATCCAGGGAAACAAAATTTATGTGTCCCTACGACTCGATCTAAATGATGATCCTACGCAGCAGTGTCCAAATGGACAATTAAAGGCCGCGATTCTAATCCCTCAAGCACAAATCAAAGATCGTACTCAGCTCAGATACGGACAGCTTTCAGGCTTTGAAGAAGTGATCTCAGAAAAATTAGGCAGTGTTATAGAAGATTACTCTTCCACAGGTTTTAGCCACACTCACGCTAAAGAGCTGCTCGATATTAAACAAGATCTAGTGGATATTCGCGGTTATCGACTCCCAAGCTGGCTCAGTGAAATTACCGACAGCCAATATATCCTCCAACCACAAATCATGGATATCTCAATGGAGCCATTGCAGCCAACCTTCCTAGGATTCTGGGATGAAGCTCCACTCAGGCAATTCCAGTTCAAACTTAGCCTTTATCATGGGATCAGTGGCGAAGAAGTCTGGAGTAAAAGCTACAGCACATCATCGCCATGGGAATTTGAAGAACAAGCCATTATTGCCCCGAATACGGACAGATTCTGGCGATCATCCTATGGCAAAAATATTACTAAGTTAATGCAACAGGCTACCCACGATTTAGACAGTACACTCAATTGCAGACCCTTACTCGGCCAAGTCGTGAGCCGCCAAGCGGACAGGATCATTTTAAATCTCGGCCGTAAACATGGCATTCGTGTTGGGGATAAATTCCAAGTCGTATTACAGCAAAACCTACCCGATCGACTCAATGAAATGCGCGCAGTCGCAACCAAAAGTCGAGCCACGGTAAAAATCGAACAAGTGAGTGAAGAAAGCTCTACAGCAGTACTTTTAGACCAAAATGCAGCCTACAATGTGCAGATAAACGACATAGCGCTTAAGATTTAA
- a CDS encoding FlgO family outer membrane protein — translation MLKRVIIPLTLLMLGGCVAKSVTPPKPSLVDGNGLPPTAVINHLAQRIVTELVKQNDALRSDQPIVVATPVLVGDMNGTNALAQQLQQGLMTSLHSFQFNVVDLNLADGLRVTANGDFILTRDWQQLSKNLPVEHLVVSTMSPVTNGMAINTRIVNISNNRVVSASQTFVTQKELANYMQPSEQIVSQNGILYRQASPGMNEVRVLGDGK, via the coding sequence ATGCTAAAGCGTGTGATTATTCCCTTAACATTACTGATGTTAGGTGGATGTGTGGCTAAATCGGTTACACCGCCCAAGCCGAGTTTAGTGGATGGCAATGGGTTGCCGCCAACGGCAGTGATCAACCATTTAGCACAGCGAATTGTGACAGAGCTCGTTAAGCAAAATGATGCTCTGCGTTCTGATCAACCAATTGTTGTCGCAACCCCTGTATTAGTGGGTGACATGAATGGCACAAATGCGTTGGCGCAGCAGTTACAGCAAGGATTAATGACGTCGCTCCATAGCTTTCAGTTTAATGTAGTGGATTTAAATTTAGCTGATGGCTTGAGAGTGACGGCTAATGGGGATTTTATTTTGACGCGAGATTGGCAACAATTGTCGAAAAATCTTCCCGTTGAGCATCTTGTTGTATCGACTATGAGCCCCGTTACCAATGGTATGGCGATCAATACTCGGATTGTGAACATAAGTAACAATCGTGTGGTATCAGCCTCTCAAACTTTTGTGACTCAAAAAGAGTTGGCAAACTACATGCAGCCTTCGGAGCAAATTGTGTCACAAAATGGCATCTTATATCGTCAGGCGAGTCCAGGCATGAATGAAGTCCGTGTTTTAGGAGATGGAAAATGA
- a CDS encoding LPP20 family lipoprotein gives MKRYLLVIAALMLTGCAAKDRYVQWEDVPPPSFPKLTAIGYAPLATQPAKEQSQRVLMAMQASKIVAYRELAEQVYGQKITANSSVSDWMLTDDNVKASVSGVIRGARVVKSYPAGDHYVTELELDFSQVWALYQQQSRPQRVKEVTYF, from the coding sequence ATGAAACGCTACCTTTTAGTTATTGCGGCGCTAATGCTAACTGGCTGCGCTGCTAAAGATAGATATGTGCAATGGGAAGATGTGCCGCCGCCGAGTTTTCCTAAGTTAACGGCCATAGGATATGCGCCCTTAGCGACTCAACCGGCTAAAGAGCAATCACAAAGAGTGTTGATGGCCATGCAAGCATCAAAAATTGTGGCCTATCGTGAATTAGCAGAACAAGTTTATGGGCAGAAAATAACGGCAAACAGCAGTGTCAGTGATTGGATGTTGACGGACGATAATGTTAAAGCGTCGGTTTCTGGTGTGATCCGTGGGGCGCGGGTCGTTAAGAGTTATCCAGCTGGCGATCATTATGTCACTGAGTTAGAACTGGATTTTTCACAGGTATGGGCGCTGTATCAACAACAGAGTCGTCCACAGCGAGTGAAAGAAGTCACGTATTTCTAG
- a CDS encoding flagella synthesis protein FlgN, whose translation MTEIAKLVDLQHAHLAVLKQIILKEKGALVDQNADLLLSLANEKSQCLKELKTNDDILANHTDKSQLTQQSELVHKMAVVKDALTECKELNDQNASLIEMNLASLNRFAQALQASRNASSLTYNDKGKTSTISSLGNDLKA comes from the coding sequence ATGACTGAAATAGCTAAACTGGTAGATCTACAACACGCCCATTTGGCTGTTCTTAAGCAAATCATACTCAAGGAAAAAGGCGCTTTGGTTGACCAAAACGCCGATTTACTGCTTTCTCTTGCTAACGAAAAATCACAATGTCTGAAAGAACTCAAGACTAATGACGATATTCTGGCAAACCACACTGATAAGTCTCAACTCACTCAGCAAAGTGAACTCGTGCATAAAATGGCCGTTGTCAAAGACGCATTAACTGAATGCAAAGAACTGAACGATCAAAATGCCAGTTTAATTGAGATGAATTTAGCCAGCCTGAATCGCTTCGCTCAAGCTTTACAAGCTAGCAGAAACGCCTCCAGCCTTACGTATAACGATAAAGGCAAGACCTCAACTATCTCAAGTTTAGGCAATGATTTAAAGGCCTAA
- the flgM gene encoding flagellar biosynthesis anti-sigma factor FlgM, with amino-acid sequence MAIDISKLNTATTTQVRSGATKTSSDQSAQVATKSTTPQRSDSVVITAQAQQLQGAQTKMASLPEVDQKKVAEIKQAIAEGRYKIDPEKLAANIASFEAELNDLNKE; translated from the coding sequence ATGGCAATTGATATTAGCAAACTCAACACTGCAACGACCACACAAGTTCGTTCAGGTGCAACTAAAACTAGCAGCGATCAATCTGCTCAAGTTGCCACAAAATCGACAACACCACAAAGAAGCGACTCAGTGGTGATTACAGCGCAAGCGCAACAACTTCAAGGAGCTCAGACTAAAATGGCGAGCCTTCCTGAAGTTGATCAAAAGAAAGTGGCCGAAATTAAACAGGCTATCGCCGAAGGCCGCTATAAAATTGACCCTGAAAAGTTGGCTGCCAATATTGCAAGTTTTGAAGCCGAACTTAATGACTTGAATAAAGAGTAA
- the flgA gene encoding flagellar basal body P-ring formation chaperone FlgA has product MKVNLVCFFSVFALFMPAFASAEPIVPTVSAISELAKALISEKISVPANAKVDISPQIVDARMLPSQCSSPIQVELASDREISRNNTLKVSCNTQELAYPWQIYISVRVDILFPVVVTTETLAPGELISPSQVEIRYIEQNSLRGAEFDDPSKLAGVRVKRRVSKDYPILSNNLCFVCKNDSVSIYVRSNSFELKTAGEALQDGNKGDRIRVKNSSSNKELDAIVTGIGEVEVRM; this is encoded by the coding sequence ATGAAAGTAAATTTAGTCTGTTTTTTTAGTGTTTTCGCCCTCTTCATGCCCGCTTTTGCGAGTGCAGAGCCTATTGTTCCCACCGTATCGGCCATCTCAGAATTAGCTAAAGCGCTTATTTCAGAAAAGATATCCGTGCCAGCGAATGCCAAAGTCGATATTTCGCCGCAAATAGTTGACGCAAGAATGCTGCCGTCACAATGTTCGTCGCCAATTCAGGTTGAATTGGCTAGTGACAGGGAAATTAGCCGTAATAACACCCTAAAAGTCAGCTGCAATACGCAAGAGCTCGCTTACCCTTGGCAAATTTATATCTCGGTTAGAGTGGATATTTTATTCCCCGTTGTTGTCACAACTGAAACCTTAGCACCTGGCGAACTCATCTCCCCTAGCCAAGTTGAAATCCGTTACATTGAGCAAAATAGTTTACGGGGCGCTGAATTTGATGATCCAAGTAAATTAGCTGGTGTGCGAGTCAAACGACGCGTCTCGAAGGATTATCCTATATTGAGCAATAACTTATGCTTCGTGTGTAAAAACGACTCGGTATCTATTTATGTTCGTTCTAACTCATTCGAACTTAAAACTGCGGGCGAAGCCCTACAAGATGGCAATAAAGGCGATCGGATCAGAGTCAAAAATAGCAGTTCAAACAAAGAACTAGATGCTATAGTCACGGGCATTGGCGAAGTTGAAGTAAGAATGTAA
- a CDS encoding chemotaxis protein CheV: MSSILDSVNKRTQLVGQNRLELLLFKLNGRQRFGINVFKVKEVLQCPPLTTLPKLNPYVKGVAHIRGTTISVIDLSAATGGRPLASTENCFIIISEYNRSVQGFLVSSVERIINMNWEAIMPPPQGAGRYSYLTAVTEIEGELVEILDVEKILDEISPVKTAISEEANEKLTLDRTQHYHIMVIDDSAVARKQIIRSLESLNLQIDTAKDGREALDKLKEIAKEMDNVADEIPLIISDIEMPEMDGYTLTAEIRDDPKLKHIKVVLHTSLSGVFNQAMVQKVGANDFIAKFNPDELAAAVNKHLSL; encoded by the coding sequence ATGTCGAGTATTCTTGATTCAGTCAACAAACGAACCCAGCTCGTTGGTCAAAACCGTTTAGAATTGCTGCTTTTTAAATTAAACGGTCGTCAACGGTTTGGGATTAACGTGTTTAAGGTGAAAGAAGTACTGCAGTGCCCGCCACTGACAACTTTGCCTAAACTTAATCCTTATGTTAAAGGTGTCGCGCATATTCGCGGTACGACTATTTCAGTTATTGATCTGAGTGCGGCAACAGGTGGTAGACCTTTAGCGAGTACTGAAAACTGTTTCATCATTATTTCTGAATATAACCGCAGCGTTCAAGGCTTCTTGGTCAGTTCTGTTGAGCGGATTATCAACATGAATTGGGAAGCGATTATGCCTCCGCCTCAAGGCGCCGGTCGTTATTCTTATCTGACGGCTGTAACTGAGATTGAAGGTGAATTGGTTGAAATTCTCGACGTAGAAAAAATCTTAGATGAGATTTCACCGGTTAAAACCGCTATCAGTGAAGAAGCCAATGAAAAGCTGACCCTCGACAGAACCCAGCATTACCATATTATGGTTATCGATGATTCTGCCGTGGCGCGTAAGCAAATTATTCGTTCACTCGAGTCATTGAACTTACAAATTGATACCGCAAAAGATGGTCGAGAAGCATTAGATAAGCTTAAAGAAATCGCCAAAGAAATGGACAATGTTGCCGATGAAATCCCTCTCATTATCTCAGACATTGAGATGCCTGAAATGGATGGTTATACCCTGACCGCTGAGATCCGAGATGATCCTAAGCTCAAGCATATTAAAGTGGTACTGCACACATCGTTAAGTGGTGTATTCAATCAGGCAATGGTTCAAAAAGTGGGGGCCAATGACTTTATCGCTAAGTTTAATCCCGACGAACTGGCTGCTGCCGTGAATAAACACTTAAGTTTGTAA